In one window of Lewinella sp. 4G2 DNA:
- a CDS encoding M57 family metalloprotease, whose translation MKYTLFTAAVCGLFAFTSCTEETNQLDSAPAAEDVSIDFIHDHEENGQTGLQDVPFADALQAHAESTSEDYFNAERSTVTRPDGTTEAVYTVGGDIELSKEELEKLRGMDDALLKQYRTFNTVSRRTIRVVGYTGGSNALTSKMRTALRWAVNNYNALNINKTFQLRFASDTNGDIVVYRDPNNQGAGGVAGFPSGGNPYKWVRIYNGMEQYNTNTNEHVMTHEIGHCMGLRHTDYATRQSCNGSGEGSGSAGAVYIPGTPGGFDANSVMLACFGSNEDGEFGFYDRVALEYMY comes from the coding sequence ATGAAGTACACGCTTTTTACCGCCGCAGTATGTGGCCTCTTCGCTTTCACCTCCTGTACGGAGGAAACCAACCAACTTGATTCCGCCCCCGCCGCGGAAGACGTTTCCATCGACTTCATTCACGACCATGAAGAAAATGGACAGACCGGCCTACAGGACGTCCCCTTTGCGGATGCTCTCCAAGCCCACGCCGAATCCACTTCCGAGGATTACTTCAACGCTGAACGCAGCACGGTAACCCGCCCGGATGGAACCACCGAAGCCGTCTACACCGTCGGTGGAGACATTGAACTGAGCAAAGAAGAGCTTGAAAAACTCCGCGGAATGGACGACGCGCTGCTCAAGCAGTACCGCACGTTCAACACCGTATCCCGCCGGACCATCCGCGTCGTCGGGTACACCGGTGGTAGCAATGCCCTGACCTCTAAGATGCGGACCGCCCTGCGCTGGGCCGTTAACAACTACAATGCGTTGAACATCAACAAGACGTTCCAACTGCGTTTTGCTTCCGACACGAACGGCGACATCGTCGTTTACCGCGACCCCAATAACCAGGGTGCGGGTGGTGTAGCCGGCTTCCCATCCGGTGGTAACCCCTACAAGTGGGTCCGCATCTACAACGGGATGGAGCAGTACAACACCAACACGAACGAGCACGTCATGACGCACGAGATCGGCCACTGTATGGGTCTGCGCCACACGGATTACGCTACGCGCCAGTCCTGCAACGGTTCCGGTGAAGGTTCTGGCTCCGCCGGTGCGGTTTACATCCCCGGCACGCCCGGTGGCTTTGACGCCAACTCCGTAATGCTCGCTTGCTTTGGCTCCAATGAAGACGGCGAATTCGGTTTCTACGACCGCGTTGCGCTGGAATACATGTATTAA
- a CDS encoding GNAT family N-acetyltransferase, with translation MIIRKGTSADFNHLETFVWQAIFPAFDVEGLTAEQRAENDALVEDARNSVISAVDHDEMEVLIAYDPQQRRLAGYVIADKRPRSYASIDLIIVKKAYWGKGVAQQLLDAALVLIGDHRSVSLEVRHYNDRAKAFFAKYGFIDSGETSGDHAIPRSLLVKEKVEAEPVVEPVQEKTVAKTSKPKPVAGTSLESLNFSAAPLPEVRQDDFPTLANEPVFEDLPDFNLATDAEPIFTTGTNALATAAVDTPLFEETNLDDETITQLEAFIARAKAKKAGQPVEKIAPVPPQKSSPAPPATAPANTKVNLDPTPVLDRPLASEADETFEDGEEVPTATTVLSEPSFEFGFSEPTAEPDDSDVDEFAIVSPGVKMELEIEEIATSTAEPEAPAEASSVNNFCPNCGTALPPSAKFCFNCGTPQTVETSAVAPSQLDPLEHPGTSAVGAAIEWEVTSGEVNKESSVEQKLPPIPETALSLEPAVDDLGDAEPEEERIVDDGNDEAGAIQSAFTKRSAFTTAGLKEDFRRLLEDRVNRYFGERRLAAYFTRLQNDREFQLLRDSTLSNLKSWLDDQHGGADVSKRILDTQEDLVEYFLVESARDLHRSAFPQKLLRYQSLDWQQVDLFQLVMDYLNFGEESEQIHTDFVQMPARALKNATASFLQAAKDERIFFICDQSLISQAKNGFAMTDSAIYWKNIFQPPGQAFYKNMRAPRIEGGHLVVDEKYFDAGSRLNLKIALLLDKLRRAY, from the coding sequence ATGATTATTCGAAAGGGCACGAGTGCCGACTTCAACCATTTAGAGACCTTTGTTTGGCAAGCCATCTTTCCTGCGTTCGACGTGGAAGGCCTGACCGCCGAGCAACGAGCTGAGAATGACGCCCTGGTTGAAGATGCCCGCAATTCCGTCATCAGCGCCGTCGACCACGACGAGATGGAAGTGCTCATTGCCTACGATCCTCAACAGCGCCGCCTTGCGGGCTACGTGATTGCGGATAAGCGCCCGCGGTCTTACGCTTCCATTGATCTCATCATCGTCAAGAAAGCCTACTGGGGCAAAGGGGTTGCACAACAACTGTTGGACGCCGCGTTGGTGCTCATTGGAGATCACCGTTCGGTCTCCCTCGAGGTGCGCCACTACAACGATCGCGCCAAGGCCTTCTTTGCTAAGTACGGGTTCATCGATTCGGGAGAGACTAGTGGCGACCACGCCATTCCCCGCAGCCTCCTCGTCAAAGAAAAAGTGGAAGCAGAACCGGTGGTGGAGCCAGTGCAAGAGAAGACTGTTGCTAAGACCAGTAAACCCAAACCCGTTGCCGGTACTAGCCTTGAAAGTCTGAACTTCTCCGCAGCACCGCTGCCTGAAGTTCGGCAGGACGACTTCCCCACCCTCGCCAACGAGCCCGTCTTTGAGGACCTACCTGACTTCAACCTGGCCACCGATGCTGAACCGATCTTTACTACCGGTACTAATGCCCTCGCTACGGCGGCCGTAGACACGCCCCTCTTCGAAGAAACGAATTTGGACGATGAGACCATCACCCAACTCGAAGCTTTCATCGCCCGGGCCAAAGCCAAAAAGGCGGGGCAACCCGTAGAGAAGATAGCCCCGGTACCGCCGCAGAAAAGTTCGCCAGCCCCGCCAGCTACAGCGCCGGCCAATACTAAAGTAAACCTGGATCCCACTCCCGTTTTGGATAGGCCCTTAGCTTCAGAGGCGGACGAAACATTCGAAGATGGTGAAGAAGTACCCACGGCTACTACAGTACTGAGCGAACCCAGCTTCGAATTTGGGTTCTCAGAACCCACTGCCGAGCCCGACGATAGCGATGTAGATGAGTTTGCGATCGTATCGCCCGGAGTAAAGATGGAGCTGGAGATCGAAGAAATTGCTACATCCACTGCCGAACCTGAAGCACCGGCTGAAGCCTCTTCAGTAAACAACTTTTGCCCCAATTGCGGGACGGCGCTGCCTCCTTCCGCTAAATTTTGCTTCAACTGCGGCACCCCGCAAACGGTAGAGACTTCAGCGGTCGCTCCCAGCCAATTAGATCCGCTTGAACACCCAGGTACCTCCGCAGTAGGTGCGGCTATTGAATGGGAGGTGACCAGTGGTGAAGTCAACAAGGAATCTTCGGTGGAACAAAAATTACCCCCCATCCCCGAAACTGCGTTATCACTTGAGCCTGCAGTAGATGACTTGGGAGATGCTGAGCCAGAAGAGGAGAGGATTGTAGACGATGGGAATGATGAAGCAGGAGCAATCCAATCTGCCTTCACGAAGCGCTCCGCCTTTACCACGGCAGGGTTAAAGGAAGACTTTAGGCGGCTCCTCGAGGATCGGGTCAACCGCTACTTCGGGGAACGCCGCCTGGCCGCCTACTTCACCCGCCTGCAGAACGACCGGGAGTTCCAGTTACTGCGGGATAGCACGCTGAGCAATCTCAAAAGCTGGTTGGACGATCAACACGGTGGGGCGGACGTAAGCAAAAGAATCCTGGACACCCAGGAGGATCTCGTAGAATACTTTCTGGTGGAGTCCGCACGCGATCTTCACCGCTCAGCCTTCCCGCAAAAGTTGTTGCGCTACCAATCGTTGGACTGGCAGCAAGTCGACCTCTTTCAACTGGTCATGGACTACCTCAACTTTGGGGAAGAATCTGAGCAGATCCATACCGACTTCGTCCAAATGCCCGCCCGAGCACTTAAAAACGCGACGGCTTCCTTTCTGCAAGCGGCGAAGGACGAGCGCATCTTTTTCATCTGCGACCAGAGTCTCATAAGTCAGGCCAAGAACGGTTTTGCGATGACGGACAGCGCCATCTACTGGAAGAACATTTTCCAACCGCCGGGGCAGGCTTTCTACAAAAACATGCGTGCCCCCCGGATCGAAGGTGGCCACCTGGTGGTGGACGAAAAGTACTTCGATGCGGGCAGCCGGCTCAACCTGAAAATTGCGCTCTTGCTGGACAAACTTCGGCGGGCCTACTGA
- a CDS encoding MBOAT family protein has translation MVFASILFLLYFLPVFLVVYTLAPETWKNGVILVFSIFFYAWGAPTFVFILLASTIADFYLVRSLYRTVSPRGKKLRLYLSLGLNLGLLAYFKYANFFVDNFNGALEVLGWGQLGWAEVMLPIGISFYTFQTLTYSIDVYRGKLKPLDRLADYLLFIMSFPQMIAGPIVRFEEVAGQLRDRQSTDADKLLGFQRFCVGLAKKVFIANVLGAKADQLFALPADDLTAPMAWLGAIAYSGQIYFDFAGYSDMAIGLGRMMGFRFPENFNSPYIATSISDFWRRWHITLGRWMRDYLYIPLGGNRVDSKLRLYFNLWVVFLLSGLWHGASWNFVIWGAFHGLFLVLDRLFLLKWLKAVGGFPSVIFTCFVVIIGWVFFRLDTFGEAVDFLGVMFAGSWEGLPEASIKFWWTLGFSLAFAWAGLTSFGRRLETMIYPPQTPTVTGMAGWLLLGLVVYALACAVITSQGFNPFIYFRF, from the coding sequence ATGGTCTTTGCCTCCATACTTTTTCTGCTGTACTTCCTGCCAGTCTTTCTGGTCGTCTACACCCTGGCGCCCGAAACGTGGAAGAATGGAGTGATCCTCGTCTTTTCGATCTTCTTCTACGCCTGGGGAGCGCCGACCTTCGTCTTCATCCTATTGGCTTCGACGATTGCCGACTTTTACCTCGTCCGTAGCCTCTATCGTACCGTTAGCCCGCGGGGGAAAAAGCTGCGACTTTACCTGAGTCTCGGCCTTAATCTCGGCCTGCTCGCCTACTTCAAGTACGCTAACTTCTTCGTGGATAACTTTAATGGTGCGCTGGAGGTACTGGGTTGGGGACAATTGGGTTGGGCGGAGGTGATGTTACCGATCGGGATCAGCTTCTACACCTTTCAGACGCTTACCTATTCGATTGATGTCTACCGGGGCAAACTCAAGCCATTGGATCGGCTGGCGGATTACCTGCTCTTCATCATGTCCTTCCCGCAAATGATTGCCGGGCCGATAGTTCGGTTCGAGGAAGTGGCCGGGCAGTTGCGGGATCGCCAATCCACCGACGCCGACAAACTGCTGGGCTTCCAACGCTTTTGCGTGGGCCTGGCGAAAAAGGTTTTCATTGCCAACGTGCTGGGGGCGAAGGCTGACCAACTCTTCGCCTTACCGGCGGATGACCTGACGGCGCCAATGGCTTGGCTCGGCGCCATCGCCTACTCGGGTCAGATCTATTTCGATTTCGCGGGGTACTCGGACATGGCGATTGGGCTGGGCCGAATGATGGGTTTCCGTTTCCCGGAGAACTTCAACAGTCCGTACATCGCCACGAGCATCAGCGACTTCTGGCGGCGCTGGCACATCACCCTTGGCCGGTGGATGCGGGATTACCTCTACATCCCCCTGGGTGGCAACCGGGTGGACTCGAAACTGAGGTTGTACTTCAATCTATGGGTCGTGTTCCTGCTGAGTGGCCTTTGGCACGGCGCGTCGTGGAACTTCGTCATCTGGGGTGCTTTCCACGGGCTATTTCTGGTGCTGGACCGGCTCTTTCTTCTGAAGTGGCTGAAGGCAGTCGGAGGGTTTCCGTCCGTTATTTTCACCTGTTTCGTGGTGATCATCGGTTGGGTATTTTTTCGGCTGGACACCTTTGGTGAAGCGGTGGATTTTCTGGGCGTGATGTTCGCCGGTTCGTGGGAAGGACTGCCGGAGGCCTCCATAAAATTTTGGTGGACGCTCGGATTCAGCCTCGCATTCGCCTGGGCGGGGCTTACAAGTTTTGGGAGACGACTGGAAACCATGATTTACCCACCGCAGACACCGACCGTTACGGGCATGGCGGGCTGGTTATTGCTGGGTCTGGTCGTTTATGCCTTAGCCTGTGCGGTCATCACGAGCCAGGGCTTTAATCCCTTTATCTACTTCCGGTTCTGA
- a CDS encoding 1-acyl-sn-glycerol-3-phosphate acyltransferase — protein MGLLYQVVKPVAGYVLRRFYRNIDITGLEHIPRKGAVILAANHPTAFIEPCLLACFQPRQLHFLARGDLYKNKLATFALRTLNILPVYRIQDGGFGKLRNNFETFDDCFRVLGDGKAIMILAEGSCVHEKKLRPLRKGTARIALGALEADPTLSEVHIVPVGVNFTAPDRLRSTVMIRCGEPIKASKWLQDYLSNPTPALTNLTRHLRQRLSPLVVQHPSDVAVPAAELALEIIRTQVPELTGLSHDGRQLAAELETAKRSLPTELLNKLAAQLRHHGVSMDAVAGAKQGASNNRQLNRPGNHWHKLGFFWVLQIPLLPIHWIADYIATNKVNHVEFHQPVRFAATAIGLVVLIPLFLIILPPIGKAWTIVAILTWKFYQRMYDREQGHHEQKRVHRLVKADQKKLRDVYQEVLRELDFPQSVE, from the coding sequence ATGGGATTGCTGTACCAGGTGGTCAAACCCGTGGCCGGCTACGTGCTGCGTCGCTTTTACCGTAACATCGACATTACCGGTCTCGAGCACATCCCGAGGAAGGGAGCGGTTATCCTGGCCGCTAACCACCCTACGGCGTTCATCGAACCCTGTTTACTGGCTTGCTTTCAGCCGCGGCAGTTGCACTTTCTTGCGCGGGGGGACCTGTACAAGAACAAGCTGGCCACCTTCGCCTTAAGGACGCTTAATATCCTCCCCGTCTACCGCATCCAGGATGGTGGCTTCGGCAAACTGCGTAATAATTTTGAGACCTTTGACGACTGTTTCCGGGTTTTAGGAGACGGGAAGGCTATTATGATTTTAGCGGAGGGGTCCTGTGTCCACGAGAAGAAGCTGCGACCATTACGCAAGGGTACGGCGCGGATTGCGCTGGGCGCGCTGGAGGCGGACCCTACCCTTTCGGAAGTACACATTGTTCCAGTTGGCGTCAACTTTACGGCGCCCGATCGTTTACGCTCCACCGTCATGATTCGTTGCGGCGAACCCATCAAGGCATCCAAATGGCTTCAGGATTACCTTTCCAACCCTACGCCTGCCCTAACCAACCTTACCCGGCACCTGCGGCAGCGCCTCTCGCCCCTCGTCGTGCAGCATCCTTCCGACGTAGCCGTCCCAGCAGCGGAATTAGCGCTCGAAATTATTCGGACTCAGGTTCCTGAACTGACCGGCTTGAGCCACGATGGCCGACAACTCGCCGCCGAACTGGAGACTGCCAAACGTTCGTTACCTACCGAATTACTCAATAAGCTAGCGGCTCAGTTGCGGCACCACGGAGTAAGCATGGACGCTGTCGCGGGTGCTAAGCAAGGAGCAAGCAACAATCGGCAACTGAATCGGCCGGGAAATCACTGGCACAAATTGGGATTCTTTTGGGTACTGCAAATCCCTCTTCTGCCCATCCATTGGATTGCCGACTATATCGCAACGAACAAGGTTAACCACGTAGAATTTCACCAACCGGTACGCTTTGCAGCTACGGCAATTGGTCTGGTGGTCCTCATACCGCTCTTTCTGATTATTCTGCCACCAATCGGTAAAGCCTGGACCATTGTGGCCATCCTCACTTGGAAGTTTTACCAGCGGATGTACGATCGAGAGCAGGGACACCATGAACAAAAAAGGGTACACCGGTTGGTCAAAGCGGACCAAAAGAAATTACGCGATGTTTATCAGGAAGTGCTGCGCGAGCTAGATTTTCCGCAGTCAGTTGAGTAA
- a CDS encoding DUF368 domain-containing protein: MQISLLLKGMAMGLAEAIPGVSGGTIAFITGIYARLLNAIGNVLGPRVISAWKRDGLAAAWKAADGFFILQLGVGMVVGLGIAVVSITELIEAYPPIVWAFFFGLIISSAIYVAKQVDKWNILNFSLLAIGAVIAFVLTTINPMNGSDNLLLVFLAGSVAISALILPGISGSFILLILGMYTVVLGAVRQLLDGSLDGLAIVVVFALGCLVGLALFSRVLSYTFKTYPDRTLAILTGFMVGSLNKLWPWRNALTYRENSAGEKVALLEETVLPGNYLEGDPFVVAVVVALVAGLAIVFAVDYLTPQKDEMDVLEAEL, encoded by the coding sequence ATGCAGATCAGCCTACTATTAAAAGGTATGGCGATGGGCCTGGCCGAGGCCATTCCCGGCGTCAGCGGCGGTACGATCGCTTTCATCACCGGCATTTACGCCCGGTTGCTTAACGCAATTGGAAACGTACTCGGGCCCAGAGTAATTAGCGCCTGGAAACGAGACGGTCTGGCTGCCGCCTGGAAGGCTGCGGACGGATTTTTCATCCTGCAACTTGGGGTGGGGATGGTCGTCGGCTTAGGTATCGCGGTGGTTTCCATCACGGAGTTGATTGAGGCTTATCCACCCATCGTCTGGGCCTTCTTTTTCGGCTTGATCATCTCTTCGGCCATCTACGTAGCTAAGCAAGTCGACAAGTGGAACATCCTGAACTTCAGCTTACTAGCTATCGGGGCTGTGATTGCATTCGTGCTTACGACCATCAACCCAATGAACGGTAGCGATAACCTTTTACTGGTATTCCTTGCTGGTTCCGTGGCCATATCCGCCCTGATTCTGCCCGGTATTTCCGGCTCTTTCATTCTACTTATTTTGGGGATGTATACGGTGGTGCTCGGGGCCGTGCGGCAACTGTTGGATGGCAGTCTGGATGGCCTTGCTATCGTGGTCGTATTTGCGCTGGGTTGCCTGGTTGGCCTGGCATTATTCAGCCGTGTGCTCAGCTATACTTTTAAAACTTATCCTGACCGGACGCTGGCTATTCTAACCGGATTCATGGTGGGCTCGCTCAATAAATTGTGGCCCTGGCGCAACGCCCTTACCTACCGCGAAAACAGCGCCGGCGAGAAAGTCGCGCTCCTGGAGGAAACAGTGCTACCGGGTAATTACTTAGAAGGAGACCCCTTCGTGGTCGCAGTCGTGGTTGCCCTGGTTGCGGGCCTCGCCATCGTATTTGCCGTCGATTACCTCACCCCCCAGAAGGACGAGATGGACGTGCTCGAAGCTGAACTATAA
- a CDS encoding shikimate dehydrogenase, whose amino-acid sequence MHKTTFGLIGFPITHSFSRGYFTNFFWENELDDTHQYLNFSMEDISGIEGLRAAHPGLRGINVTIPHKKAVVPYMDRLDESAERIGAVNCIRIERDGTMTGFNTDYLGFRADLLAKMLEHEEALSPAIAEHNKRDIKEELRGALALVLGTGGASLAVKAALQSLGMQVTSVSRTAGPNKVAYGDLTAADIANAKLIVNTTPLGMKPNVETFPDIPYAAIDGRHFAYDLVYNPEETQFLAKCRARGAGTANGLGMLHGQAVAGWDIWSQQ is encoded by the coding sequence ATGCACAAAACAACTTTTGGCCTGATCGGCTTCCCCATCACCCACTCCTTTTCTCGGGGGTATTTCACCAACTTCTTTTGGGAGAATGAACTTGACGATACCCACCAGTACCTCAACTTTTCGATGGAGGACATCAGTGGAATTGAGGGATTGCGAGCAGCACACCCGGGGCTGCGCGGCATCAACGTAACCATACCGCACAAGAAAGCCGTCGTGCCCTACATGGACCGGCTGGATGAATCCGCCGAACGTATCGGGGCCGTTAACTGCATTCGTATTGAGCGCGATGGTACCATGACGGGATTCAATACGGACTACCTCGGCTTTCGGGCCGACCTGCTCGCTAAAATGTTAGAGCACGAGGAAGCCCTCTCCCCCGCCATCGCGGAACACAATAAGCGCGACATCAAGGAAGAATTACGGGGGGCGCTGGCGCTGGTGCTGGGCACGGGTGGAGCTTCGCTGGCCGTCAAAGCCGCGTTGCAATCGTTAGGGATGCAGGTAACCTCCGTCAGCCGTACAGCAGGACCCAATAAGGTGGCCTACGGCGACCTGACGGCAGCCGATATCGCCAACGCCAAACTGATCGTCAACACCACACCGCTGGGGATGAAACCCAATGTGGAAACCTTCCCGGACATTCCCTACGCCGCCATCGATGGCCGCCACTTTGCGTACGATCTGGTCTATAATCCTGAAGAAACTCAGTTCCTGGCCAAGTGCCGGGCCCGAGGTGCCGGGACGGCCAACGGACTGGGGATGCTCCACGGGCAGGCCGTTGCGGGTTGGGATATCTGGAGCCAGCAGTAA
- a CDS encoding aspartate carbamoyltransferase catalytic subunit, producing MATDQQLSVPHVLGIKYLEAADVELILDTAREFKEVINRPIKKVPSLRDITVANLFFENSTRTRISFELAEKRLSADTVNFSAASSSVKKGETLLDTVNNILAMKVDMVVMRHPAPGAHHFLASKIDASIINAGDGTHEHPTQALLDAYSMRDAVGGDLRGKRICIFGDIKHSRVALSNIFCLQKLGAKVRVCGPPTLIPKHIGSLGVEVSYNVDESLAWCDVANVLRIQLERQDTKFIPSLREYNRYFGLTRERVDRLEKPVVIMHPGPINRGVEIDTAVADSEHSIILEQVENGVAVRMAVLYLLAARRKTAAVKPA from the coding sequence ATGGCAACCGATCAGCAACTTTCCGTCCCCCACGTTCTCGGCATCAAATATCTGGAGGCCGCCGACGTGGAGTTGATCCTGGACACCGCACGGGAATTCAAGGAGGTCATCAACCGGCCCATTAAGAAGGTGCCTAGTTTGCGGGACATCACGGTGGCCAATCTTTTTTTCGAGAACTCGACCCGTACACGCATCAGCTTTGAATTGGCCGAAAAGCGACTGAGCGCGGATACCGTGAATTTCAGCGCCGCCAGCTCCTCCGTCAAGAAGGGAGAAACCTTGCTGGATACCGTCAATAATATCCTCGCCATGAAGGTGGATATGGTCGTGATGCGCCACCCGGCACCCGGTGCCCATCACTTCCTGGCTTCCAAGATCGATGCGAGCATCATCAACGCCGGGGACGGTACCCACGAGCACCCGACTCAGGCGTTGCTGGATGCTTATTCCATGCGGGACGCCGTTGGGGGTGATCTCCGCGGCAAGCGCATCTGCATCTTTGGGGACATCAAGCACTCTCGGGTGGCGCTGAGCAATATATTCTGCCTCCAAAAGTTAGGTGCAAAAGTCCGTGTCTGCGGTCCGCCTACACTCATTCCTAAACACATCGGTAGCCTCGGCGTGGAGGTTAGTTACAACGTCGACGAAAGTTTGGCTTGGTGTGACGTGGCTAACGTCCTGAGGATTCAACTGGAGCGGCAGGATACCAAGTTCATCCCTAGCCTAAGGGAGTACAACCGCTACTTTGGCCTCACCCGTGAGCGGGTGGACCGGTTGGAGAAGCCCGTCGTCATCATGCACCCTGGTCCCATTAACCGAGGGGTTGAGATTGATACGGCGGTGGCGGACTCCGAACACAGCATCATTCTGGAACAGGTGGAGAACGGCGTCGCCGTGCGTATGGCCGTGCTGTACCTGCTCGCGGCACGCCGGAAGACGGCTGCCGTAAAACCCGCCTGA
- the recN gene encoding DNA repair protein RecN — protein MIKRLQIQNYAIIEELQLDFADGLSIITGETGAGKSIVLGALSLILGGRTNSKTLFDAERKCIIEGRFAISAYNLQTFFQDHDLDYDDELIIRREITPSGKSRAFVNDTPANLKVLQELGATLIDLHQQFDTLYINNPTFQLELLDALAGQKETADEYRSEYEKLQTTRRELRKLHDQQATARREQEFLEFQVAEFDTANLVAGEQAELESEQHRLSNADEIKQLTSGIFHYLTEGESAVSDQLTTVGNKLSSLAAGDTQLSKLNERFESLRLELDEIASDLEAFGEGIEANPERLEEVNERLNMLFRLQSKHSVKSVEELLGIYEELAGKLGHFANLDGEIARLAKAEEKITATLGKLGLKLRKGRQRVAPGFSKSIQQQLAELSMENARLVVDFAELEKPGPNGLDEVQFLFSANKGSQLQTIKSAASGGEMSRLALVTKSLVASAMNLPTLIFDEIDSGVSGDVAQKMGNILTNLAQHHQVVVITHSPQVASRADRHYFVYKQDKAGLNRTITQVRELNKDERIRSIAVMLSQNPPSDSALTNARELIEA, from the coding sequence ATGATTAAACGGCTTCAGATCCAGAACTACGCGATCATCGAAGAATTGCAACTGGATTTCGCCGATGGCCTCAGCATCATCACCGGCGAAACCGGGGCGGGAAAATCCATCGTGCTCGGCGCCCTGAGCCTCATCCTGGGTGGCCGGACCAACAGCAAAACCCTCTTCGACGCCGAACGAAAGTGCATCATCGAAGGCCGCTTCGCCATCAGCGCCTACAACCTGCAGACCTTTTTTCAGGACCACGATCTCGACTACGACGACGAGCTGATCATCCGCCGGGAGATCACCCCCTCGGGGAAAAGCCGGGCGTTCGTCAACGACACCCCCGCCAACCTTAAGGTGCTGCAGGAGCTGGGGGCTACGCTAATCGATCTCCACCAGCAATTCGATACCCTCTACATCAACAACCCGACCTTCCAGCTGGAATTGCTGGACGCACTGGCCGGGCAAAAAGAAACGGCGGACGAATACCGTAGCGAATACGAAAAGTTACAAACGACCCGTAGAGAGCTGCGTAAACTGCACGACCAACAGGCCACCGCGCGTCGGGAGCAAGAGTTCCTCGAATTTCAGGTCGCAGAATTTGATACCGCCAACCTGGTGGCCGGTGAGCAGGCCGAGCTGGAATCCGAACAACATCGGCTGAGCAACGCCGATGAGATCAAACAGCTCACCTCCGGCATCTTCCACTACCTGACGGAAGGGGAGAGCGCCGTTTCCGACCAACTCACGACGGTCGGCAACAAGCTCAGTTCTCTCGCGGCGGGCGATACCCAACTCTCCAAACTGAACGAGCGCTTCGAAAGCCTGCGCCTGGAGCTAGATGAGATCGCTTCCGACCTCGAAGCCTTCGGTGAAGGCATTGAAGCCAACCCGGAGCGACTCGAAGAAGTGAACGAGCGGCTCAATATGCTTTTCCGCCTGCAGAGTAAGCACAGCGTAAAATCCGTCGAAGAACTACTGGGGATCTACGAAGAATTGGCCGGCAAGCTCGGGCATTTCGCCAATCTGGACGGAGAGATTGCTCGTCTGGCGAAAGCAGAAGAAAAAATCACCGCTACGCTGGGTAAACTGGGGCTCAAGCTCCGCAAGGGCCGGCAACGCGTTGCCCCGGGCTTCAGCAAATCCATCCAGCAACAACTGGCCGAACTCAGTATGGAGAATGCCCGCCTCGTCGTGGACTTCGCTGAACTGGAAAAGCCCGGACCCAATGGTCTGGACGAAGTACAATTCCTCTTCAGCGCCAACAAGGGTAGCCAGTTGCAAACCATCAAGAGTGCCGCCTCCGGTGGGGAGATGAGCCGCTTGGCCCTCGTCACCAAATCACTGGTAGCCTCCGCCATGAACTTACCGACGCTAATCTTCGACGAGATCGACAGTGGTGTCTCCGGCGACGTCGCCCAGAAAATGGGGAACATCCTGACGAACCTGGCCCAGCACCACCAGGTGGTCGTCATCACCCACAGCCCCCAGGTGGCGAGTAGAGCGGACCGCCACTACTTCGTATACAAGCAGGACAAAGCCGGGCTGAACCGTACTATCACTCAGGTGCGGGAACTTAATAAGGACGAACGGATCCGCTCCATCGCCGTAATGCTTAGCCAAAACCCACCCAGTGATTCCGCCCTGACGAATGCGCGGGAACTGATTGAAGCGTAG
- the pyrR gene encoding bifunctional pyr operon transcriptional regulator/uracil phosphoribosyltransferase PyrR, whose translation MPSPSIIHDSARFGLTIERLCRHLIEEHGDFANTCLIGIQTGGVQLAERLHQRLQQLGHPSLPYGKLDITFYRDDFRTAKGPLTPHETEIDFLVEDKRVILVDDVLYSGRTTVSALTALNHYGRPAQVELLVLVDRRFRRTLPIRADYRGISVDTLHDEYVEVQWQELDGADQILLKRS comes from the coding sequence ATGCCCAGCCCCAGCATCATCCACGACAGCGCCCGCTTTGGTCTGACCATCGAGCGCCTCTGCCGACACCTGATCGAGGAGCACGGAGATTTTGCCAACACCTGCCTGATTGGCATCCAAACCGGTGGGGTGCAACTGGCGGAGCGCCTCCACCAACGGCTACAGCAACTGGGCCACCCCAGCCTACCCTACGGCAAACTGGACATTACCTTTTACCGGGATGATTTCCGTACCGCAAAGGGCCCACTAACCCCCCACGAAACGGAGATCGATTTTCTTGTGGAGGACAAGCGCGTCATCCTAGTCGACGACGTTCTCTACAGCGGTAGAACCACCGTAAGTGCGCTAACGGCCCTCAACCATTACGGCCGGCCGGCACAGGTTGAGCTACTCGTCCTGGTAGATCGCCGCTTCCGGCGCACGCTCCCCATTCGTGCGGATTACCGGGGTATTTCCGTCGATACCCTCCACGACGAATACGTTGAGGTACAGTGGCAGGAGCTCGACGGGGCGGACCAAATTTTACTCAAGCGTTCCTAA